GATTACGCGAGCGAGCTCGACGCCCTCGGTCTGGATGGCGTCGAGCCGGTTCGCGTTGAGAACAACGAGTACGCGGTGAAGAACCGGCTGCTGCATGTCGCACCGAAGTCCAAGTTTCTCGTCTACCGCTCTGGATCTGTCCCGACGGGGGTCTCTAACTGGCTGCTCGACCTCGAACTGGCCTACGGAGTGTTCACCGCCGACCGCACGTCATTGCTACAGCAGGAACTTGGCCTGACCGCGGACGGCATCGATGAGGTTGTGCGTACCCACGAGAAGTTCTTCCGGGCTGCGAAGCGCGTGCAGAGCCTCAAGGCGCTGCTCGACCCAGACGACGATGCTGACAAGCTGCGGGCGAAGATGTTGGCCGTGCTGCTCGGACAGCGCGAGCACAGCCTGCTTGAACTCACGCGCACGCTGCTGATCGAGAACGCGGCCGGCGGTGACGCGAAGTACCGTGCGCTTGTCGACTACGGGCTCGACGAGTTCCACTGGAAAGGTGCAGATGCGATCTACGGCTACGCATCGCCGAGCCCGAGTGTCGACGACTTCGTGCTGTGGGTGTTCCGGCGGGCGATCGACGGATTCAAGTCGGATCGCCCGGGTGGGCTGCGCAATATCCAGCTTGACTTCGCGAGTATGCGCAACGACCGTCGCAGCACGGACGCACTCACGGCACTCGCCAGGCGCGCGGCGTCGGATCTCGACTACGCGAGCAGTGTCGAGGACGCCACGTTCCGTGACCTCGCGGGCAACGATCTTTTCGAGGAGGTCGAACGCAAGATCATCAGCGATCTCGCCCATGCCGTCGCCGAGCGCACGGTCACGGCGCGCGACGTCAGCGACGTCATTCGAAGTCGCCAGAGCAGCATTTGGATCGACGGTTACCGCAAGCTGTACGCGGCCATCGGCAGTGCGTCCGAGCTGCTGAACGAATTGGCGACGTTGAAGCTTACGGTGTCGTCGTTTGATGAGGGGCTCGATCGCTACCGGCGTGAGTGGTTCCGCATCGACCAGCTCTACCGGCAGTTCGTTTTCGCCGCCCGTACGGCGGAGCACTCCGGGCCGTTGGAAGCTCTGCGTGCCGAGGTGGAGAAGTTCTACTCGAACAAGTTTGTCTACGAGCTGGGCAACGCATGGCAGCAGCAGGTCGATGCGGTGGATCGGTGGCGTTCGTCGGTGCTGCGGCCCCAGACCGCGTTCTATGCGGAGCATGTCGCGCCGCTGATCCGCGATGGCCGTAAGAAGGTCGTCGTCATCATCTCGGATGCTTTGCGCTACGAAGTCGCCGAAGAACTCGGCACGCGCATCCGACAGGAAGATCGGTTCGACGCGACACTAGACGCCGTACTCGGGGTGCTGCCCAGCTATACCCAGCTCGGTATGGCCGCCCTCCTTCCGCATAAGACGATCGGACATTCGAAGAAAGGCGATCCGGTACTGGTCGACGGGCAGCGCTCCGACGGCACGGCAAACCGCAACAAGGTGCTCTGTGCTGTTGACGGCAAGGCTATCCAGGCAGAAGACGTGCTGTCGCTCTCCCGGGAAGAGCTGCGTGAGCTCTATGCGCAGCACCAGGTGCTGTACGTGTACCACGATCGCATCGACGCGACCGGCGACAAGGCCCGAACCGAGCGCCAGGCCTTCGAGGCCGCCGACGACACCCTTCGCGAACTGGTCGATCTCGTCAAGCGTCTCACGAACGCCAACGCGACCAACATCCTCATCACGGCCGACCACGGGTTCCTGTTCCAGGACACCGCACTCGCCGATGCGTTCTACCTCTCCACGCTCCCACAGGGCGATGAGGTCACAGTCACCAACCGTCGATATGTGCTCGGTCGGGCACTGAAGGACGACCCCGCATTCCGCACCTTCGAACCAGAGCAGGTCGGCTTGGACAGTGATCTTCAGGTGCAGATCCCAAAGTCGATCCACCGGCTGCGCCTACCTGGTGCTGGTTCGCGATTCGTGCACGGCGGCGCTGCTTTGCAGGAGATCGTAGTGCCTGTGCTGACGATCAACAAGAAGCGGAAGAGCGACACCCGACTGGTCAACGTCGAGGTGCTGCCGGAGTCCGACAAGATCACCACCGGCCAGGTCGTCGTGAAGTTGTTCCAGTCTGAGCCGGTGAGTGAGAAGGTGCGGCCTCGGACGGTGCGCGCAGGTCTCTTCGTCGGTGAAACGTTGATCTCGAACGAGCAGGAGCTCACGTTCGACCAGGAGTCGACCGACAAGCGTGACCGCTACCAAAGCGCGCACATGCTGTTGAGCCAGGACTCGACCGAGTTCAACAACCGCGCCGTCGAGTTCCGGCTCGTGGAGCGCATCCTGAATACCAACCAGTGGCGCGTGTATGCCAAGGCGATGTACACGCTGAAGCGGTCGTTCGCCTCGGACTTCGACTTCTAAGAACGGTGCACCATGACACCCGATGAAACTGCACAGCTAGATCACGCAGGCCCAGACACCGAAGTGCGATCGAGCGACGTGCCGCCGCAGAGCGAGCTGGATCGCAAGATCAATCGGTATTTCCCAGGGGTCGTGGTGCGCAAAGATCTGGTTAAGGCGGTCAAGGGCAACGCGATCGTGCCAACATATGTGCTGGAATACCTACTCGGGCAGTATGCGGCGTCCGATAATGAGGCCACCATTCAGGCGGGTATCGGCACGGTGCGGAAGATCCTCACCGACCACTACGTGCACCGAAATCAGTCTGAGTTGATCAAGTCAACGATTCGCGAGAGCGGCAGACACAAGATCATCGACAAGGTCACGGTCACCCTCAACGAGAAAGACGACGTCTACCAGGCAGAGTTCGCCAACCTCGGAATCAAGGGCGTGCTCGTCGAGCCCGCGACGATCAAAGCACACCCGAAGCTGCTCGTCGGCGGGGTGTGGTGCATCTGCGACATCGAGTACTTCCACAGCGAAGACTCACGCGTTGTGCCGTGGATTCTCGGATCGATCAAGCCCATTCAGATGTCGAACTTCGACTTCGAGGCCTACCTCACAGCCCGGCGCGAGTTCACCACCGACGAGTGGATCGACCTGCTCGTGCAGTCCATCGGGTTTAACCCTGAGTTGTTTGGCCGCAGAGCCAAGCTCATTCAGCTTGTACGGCTCATCCCGTTCGTGGAGCGCAACTACAACCTCGTCGAGCTAGGCCCCAAGGGCACCGGAAAATCACACATCTTCTCGGAATTCTCACCTCACGGCATGCTCATCTCCGGCGGCGAGGTCACCGTCCCGAAACTGTTCGTGAACAACGCCAACGGGCGCATTGGCCTCGTCGGTTACTGGGATGTCGTCGCGTTCGATGAGTTTGCTGGCAAGAAGAAGCGCGTGGACAGAGCACTCGTCGACATTATGAAGAACTACATGGCGAATAAGTCATTTTCCCGCGGCGTTGAGACTCTCGGCGCGGACGCGTCGATGGTCTTCGTCGGTAACACCTCACACACCGTGCCCTACATGCTCAAGAACTCTGACCTATTCGATGAGCTGCCAGAGAGTTACCACGACTCGGCCTTCCTCGATCGATTGCACCACTACATCTCCGGCTGGGAGATCGACACCATTCGCGGAGAAATGTTCTCAGACGGGTATGGTTTCGTCGTCGACTACATCGCCGAGGTTCTCAAGTCCATGCGCTCAGCGGATTACTCTGACCGCTATCAGCAGCAGTTCACTCTTTCGTCGGATATCTCGACCCGAGACAGAGACGGCATCCACAAGACATTCTCCGGCCTAATGAAGATCATGTATCCGCACGGTGAGGCGACCCGCGAGGAGATCGAGGAGATCCTGCGGTTTGCGATCGAAGGACGCAAGCGAGTGAAGGATCAGATCCTACGCATTGACTCGACAATGGCCGACGTCAAGTTCGGCTACTCGGACAGGGCCGGGGTGTGGCATCCGGTGTCGACACTGGAGGAGGGCGAATACCCGGCGTATTACCACCGGGAGCGCCGCCACAGCGCTGAACCAGCGGACGCTGCAGAACCGGCTAAGTCAGGCGGTGTGCTGCCAAAATCAGAGGCTTATGTACCGTTGCCAGAGCGGGCCGACGAGACACGGCTGTTCGAAGGGCATCGGGAGTTCCAGGAGAACCAGCGAGGAGTCTCGTACGATTCAGTACTCGTCCCTTACCTGCGAGGCGCCACGCAGATTACCATCACCGACCCGTACATCCGGCAGTTCCACCAGGCCCGTAACCTAATGGAACTCATCGAGGGAATTGCCACCACCAAGGACGCCGCGGACGAGGTTCGCATAATACTCATCACCTCGGAGAGCATCGAGGACGTGGACAAGGCTCGCAAACAGCTTGAGCTTCTTCTGAAGGTCAAGCAGGGCGCAGCAGTCGCGGGCATCAATCTCGACGTCGCATTTGACGACACGATCCACGACCGCTCGATTGTCACCGACACGGGCTGGAAGATTTTGCTCGGCCGCGGGCTCGACATCTTCCAGTTCGTCACCGGCGATGCCTTCGATCTCGCCACCAAGCTCCAGGAGTATCGCCAGGTCAAGGCGTTTGGCGTGACTTACATCCGCGAGGGAGAGTGAGTGACATGACCCTCGAAGATGACATTGTGTCGTGGTTGGCAGATCGCCCTGATTGGCAGAAGGATGTCGCCGCCCGGTTCTGCCGGAACGAGTCGCTAAGTGTTGAGGACGTTGCAGCCATTGCAGATCGCCTGGTCGCCGAAACCTACCCGGTGGCCGTGGGGATCACCGCCGCCGATATTCCAGGGTCGTCTGCCACGGGTGAGCCGGTCCGTATAGGAGCAGTGCTCGATATCCTCGGCGTCAATGCGCTTCTGCCCGATCAGCGACTGACTTTTGCTAAGTCTGGCCTCACGATCGTCTACGGTGACAACGCCAGTGGTAAATCGGGGTACGCCCGGCTGATTCGGCAGGCCGTTACAGCCCGCGTAAAGGCCGCCTTGCTAGGCGACGTGTTCGCGCAGCAGCGCCAGGATCAGCAAGCCACATTCGAATTCACGGTCGCTGATGCTCAGCACACCTGGAAGCTCGGCGACGTCAGCAGCCTGTCGCTCTCGTCGGTGCGCTTCT
This sequence is a window from Cryobacterium sp. CG_9.6. Protein-coding genes within it:
- the pglZ gene encoding BREX-1 system phosphatase PglZ type A, with translation MAEASTIREHLARRFSAQRIVFWHDPEGDYASELDALGLDGVEPVRVENNEYAVKNRLLHVAPKSKFLVYRSGSVPTGVSNWLLDLELAYGVFTADRTSLLQQELGLTADGIDEVVRTHEKFFRAAKRVQSLKALLDPDDDADKLRAKMLAVLLGQREHSLLELTRTLLIENAAGGDAKYRALVDYGLDEFHWKGADAIYGYASPSPSVDDFVLWVFRRAIDGFKSDRPGGLRNIQLDFASMRNDRRSTDALTALARRAASDLDYASSVEDATFRDLAGNDLFEEVERKIISDLAHAVAERTVTARDVSDVIRSRQSSIWIDGYRKLYAAIGSASELLNELATLKLTVSSFDEGLDRYRREWFRIDQLYRQFVFAARTAEHSGPLEALRAEVEKFYSNKFVYELGNAWQQQVDAVDRWRSSVLRPQTAFYAEHVAPLIRDGRKKVVVIISDALRYEVAEELGTRIRQEDRFDATLDAVLGVLPSYTQLGMAALLPHKTIGHSKKGDPVLVDGQRSDGTANRNKVLCAVDGKAIQAEDVLSLSREELRELYAQHQVLYVYHDRIDATGDKARTERQAFEAADDTLRELVDLVKRLTNANATNILITADHGFLFQDTALADAFYLSTLPQGDEVTVTNRRYVLGRALKDDPAFRTFEPEQVGLDSDLQVQIPKSIHRLRLPGAGSRFVHGGAALQEIVVPVLTINKKRKSDTRLVNVEVLPESDKITTGQVVVKLFQSEPVSEKVRPRTVRAGLFVGETLISNEQELTFDQESTDKRDRYQSAHMLLSQDSTEFNNRAVEFRLVERILNTNQWRVYAKAMYTLKRSFASDFDF
- the brxL gene encoding BREX system Lon protease-like protein BrxL → MTPDETAQLDHAGPDTEVRSSDVPPQSELDRKINRYFPGVVVRKDLVKAVKGNAIVPTYVLEYLLGQYAASDNEATIQAGIGTVRKILTDHYVHRNQSELIKSTIRESGRHKIIDKVTVTLNEKDDVYQAEFANLGIKGVLVEPATIKAHPKLLVGGVWCICDIEYFHSEDSRVVPWILGSIKPIQMSNFDFEAYLTARREFTTDEWIDLLVQSIGFNPELFGRRAKLIQLVRLIPFVERNYNLVELGPKGTGKSHIFSEFSPHGMLISGGEVTVPKLFVNNANGRIGLVGYWDVVAFDEFAGKKKRVDRALVDIMKNYMANKSFSRGVETLGADASMVFVGNTSHTVPYMLKNSDLFDELPESYHDSAFLDRLHHYISGWEIDTIRGEMFSDGYGFVVDYIAEVLKSMRSADYSDRYQQQFTLSSDISTRDRDGIHKTFSGLMKIMYPHGEATREEIEEILRFAIEGRKRVKDQILRIDSTMADVKFGYSDRAGVWHPVSTLEEGEYPAYYHRERRHSAEPADAAEPAKSGGVLPKSEAYVPLPERADETRLFEGHREFQENQRGVSYDSVLVPYLRGATQITITDPYIRQFHQARNLMELIEGIATTKDAADEVRIILITSESIEDVDKARKQLELLLKVKQGAAVAGINLDVAFDDTIHDRSIVTDTGWKILLGRGLDIFQFVTGDAFDLATKLQEYRQVKAFGVTYIREGE